A window of Thermodesulfobacteriota bacterium genomic DNA:
CCTTCGTTACCACGGGAGCTCCGAACGTCTTCTCTATAAGAACGTTCCTCCCCCTCGGCCCCAGCGTCGCCTTCACCGCGTTCGCCAGCGTGTTCACGCCCTTAAGTATCGCGTCCTGCGCCGCCCTTTCGAATTTTATCTCCTTCGCTGCCATTTCTCTGTGACCTCCTCAGATGTTTTCTGAATGTTTTCTATTGACTTCTATTAATTCAATCGACTACGGCTAATATGTCTTCTTCCCTGAGTATCAGGTAATCCTCTCCGTCTATGCTGATGTCAATTCCCCCGTACTTGCTGAAGAGCACCTTGTCGCCTTTCTTTATATCCAGCGGCTTTTTCGTACCGTCCTCGAGAATTCTCCCCGTCCCGACTGCTACCACCTTGCCTTCCTGCGGCTTCTCCTTCGCTGTATCGGGAATTATAATTCCGCCCTTCGTCGTCTCTTCGGTGTCGAGTCTCTCTATCAAAACCTTATCGTGCAGCGGCCTTACCTTCATTGCAAACTTCCTCCTTACAAGGTTATTATCTGAAATTTATTGTTGGCTGGAAATTCTGCGTTTACTCTAAATGAGCTAACTTACCGCGAATTAAAATAACCATACCGACTGCTTTGTCAAGTTTAAACCATATAATATACCGAAAGAAAATCATAAATTAAAGACAACCTGCCAATTCTTGAAAATCCGACACAAAAGCGATATGTTAAGTCTTCAGACCGTAGCCGCCGGAAGGCGGGTTTTGACGAACACCGGCGGTACAGTGGTCAATGGGAATATCGAATATCATTGAGGGCCGGGGATAGAGCGCGATAGTTAAATCAAGAGTTTCAACCGAAGTCTTCAAGGCTTCCGACCCGGAAGCGCCCCCGAAAGCGGCATCCGTACTGAAGGGCGGAGGGCTAATCATATATCCGACCGAGACACTCTACGGGATCGGAGCCCTTGCATTGAGCGAAAAACCGGTAGAGAGGGTCTTTGAAATCAAGGGACGGCCCCACGGCAACCCCATACCAGTCCTAGGAAGGGATATAAAGATGCTGGAGGAGCTGGTCGAATTCAACGAAGCGGCTCTGGCTCTCGCCGAGAATTTCTGGCCGGGACCGCTTACGCTCGTATTAAAGGATAAAGGGAAGCTCCCCCGGCTTATAACGGCGGGTACCGGCAAAGCGGCCGTACGGGTCTCCGCCAGCCCTTTCGTAATAAGTCTTTTTAACGAGCTCGACGGTCCGCTGACATCGACGAGCGCCAACCCCAGCGGGAGTGAAAACCTGCTGGTATTCGACTATATTTACCGTATATTCGATGGTAAAGTTGAACTTATAATAGATTCTGGTAACATTCCGCCCTCGAAAGGGTCTACTATAGTGGACGCGACGACTACTCCTCCCATGATATTGAGAGATGGTGACTTAACTCCCCGTGAATTAAAGGAGTTCTTCTGATGCCGACTGTAAGAGGGTTCAAGGGGATAAGATATAATCCCGACAAAATCGAAGACTTCGGCAGCGTCCTGGCGCCGCCCTACGACGTTATCAGCCCCCGTGAGCAGGAAGAATTCCACGAGACGCATCCGCTTAACGTAATACGTCTCATCCTCCCCAAAGGTGAGGGCGACGTTAAATATGAGCGGTCGGCGAAGACGTTCAGGGACTGGTTCGTAAACGATACGCTCATACAGGACAAGGAACCGAGCATCTATCCTTATTATCAGGATTTCGAGGAAAACGGAAAGAAATTTACGCGGAAGGGGTTCATCGCCAGGGTCAAGCTCGAGGACTTCTCGACGAAAAAAATACTGCCCCACGAGATGACGTTCCCCAAGCACAAGCTCGACAGGCTCAAACTGAATACCGCGTGCAGGGCCAATATGAGCCCCGTATTCTCCGTCTACTCTGACCCCGAGGGGTCCATCGAAAATCTGATAGACAGTAAGCTTCCCGAGAAGCCCATATTCGACGTCGTATACAAGGACGGCATCAGGAACAGATTATGGAAGATTTCCGACCCAGAGACGATCTCGCTCATAACGGACAGGATGGCAGACATGAGCTTCCTTATCGCAGACGGCCATCACAGGTATGAGACCGCTCTTGAGTACAGGAGGATACAAAGGGAGAAAAAGGAAGGGACCGGGGAAGAGCCCTTCGACTACGTTATGACGTATATCGCGAGGGGTGAAGGCCAGGGGCTCATCATCAACCCCACCCACAGGGTCATAAAAAACCTCGGCCGATATACGGCGGAGGGATTTCTCGAGAGGCTCGGCGAGGAATTCAGTGTCGAAAAAATGCCTTTAAACAAAGGGGTCTCGGACATCGGCTACGAAGAATTCGCGGTTGTTACGGGGGATGACGGATTCGCATACAGAGTATCCGAACCTAAAGCCACCCAGACGGAATACGCGAGACTTGGAGTGATGCTCCTCCACAATATCGTGTTCAAGAAGATCCTGAACGAAGAGGAGGCAGGCATATTCTACACGAAGTATCTGGATGAGGCCCTCGGGCTCGTCAGGAGCGGCGAGTATAAGCTCGCATTCATTCTCCCCGAACTCAGGGCGAACGACATATTCAAGGTCGTCATGACTGGCGAGAGGATGCCCCACAAAACCACCTATTTCTACCCGAAGATACTATCCGGCCTTACGTTCTACCCACTCTGGTAAAAAACGCCCTATCCGGCGACTCATTCAAAACCCCCGGTAGGGGACGGGGATATGCGGACTAAAATGCTATTTTCACCAAGACATCTTCGCTCCGACTCCAATTTGATTTATAATTTATCCGGCAGCAGCAATTCGCAGGCGATATTCGCAAATCGAACCGGCTATCGCGGAGGGAGAGAGACATGTCGGCATTTCTGATACTGCTGGTAATAATAGCACTCATAGTACTGGCGTTCGTCGGGATTTATAACGGGCTTGTAAGACTGAGAAACACATCGGAGCAGGCGTGGTCCGATGTGGACGTGCAGCTCAAGAGGAGATACGACCTTGTCCCCAACCTCGTCGAGACCGTGAAGGGTTACGCGTCGCACGAAAAAGAGACTTTCGAAAAGGTCGTCCAGGCGAGGAACCAGGCGATGCAGGCCACGTCCCCCGCCGACAAGGCACAGGCGGAGAATTTTCTCCAGTCCACGTTGAAGAGCCTCTTCGCACTTGCCGAAGCGTATCCCGACCTCAAGGCGAACCAGAACTTCATTCAGCTGCAGTCGGAGCTCGCCAATATAGAGGAGCAGATACAGCTAGCCCGCCGCTACTATAACGCCGTGGTGAGGGACTTGAATACGAAAATAGAGTCGGTACCGAGCAACCTCGTAGCGAACATGTTCAATTTCCAGAAGAAAGAGTATTTCGAGCTCGACTCCGAAGAGGAAAGAAAGGTCCCTCAGGTGAGCTTCAGCTAGAGATATGCGCGTCTGAAACGGACGTTCCGACGAATGAACAGAGCAACCGCACTGGTATTATTGATTCTCTCCTCTCTCTGGTTTTCATTTTCAGGCGTATCCCAGGCCGAGGAAATAAGGGGCTTCCACTCGGAAATATTCATAAACCGGGACGGGACGATAGACGTCCGGGAAGACATAGAGTACGACTTCCAGTACGCCGAGCGCCACGGCATCTACAGGGACATCCCGTACAACTACGACTTCGGTTACAAGAGGTACAGCATCAGGCTCGACGTGACGGACGTCACGGATTTTAACGGCACCCCGTATAAATACGAAGTCAGCAGCGGAGGCGGATATGTCCATATCAGGATAGGCGACCCCGACGCGACTGTCACGGGCGTGCACGGATACAGGATCGAATACAGAGTGAGGGGGGCCATAGCGTTTTTCGAAGACCACGACGAGCTCTACTGGAACGTAACGGGGGACGAATGGAGAGTCCCGATAATGAGAGCGGGCGCAGAGGTCTTTTTCGAAGTAGAGACGAACGAAGGCGTGAATGCCGAATGTTATACCGGCGGGAGAGGCTCGAAGGCTCAGGACTGCAGCCATAAAATCTCAGCGGGAAGCGTGAGCTTTCAGACGAAGAATCCGCTCTGGGCCGGCCAGGGGCTTACAGTCGCAGTCGGACTGCCCAAAGGGCTTATAGAGGAACCCTCGGCAACGACGAAAGCGATATGGTTCTTATCCGACAACTGGTATTTCGGCCTCCCGTTCCTAACCTTTTTCGTCGTAGCCTACATATGGAACAGCCGCGGGAGGGACCCCGAGGGAAGGGGAGTGATCACCGTCCGGTATGAGCCACCCAAGAACCTCACGCCCGCAGAGGCGGGTACGCTCGCGGACGAAAGGGCCGACATCCTCGACATCACATCTACAATAATAGACCTCGCAGTGAGGGGATACCTGAGGATAGAAGAGATCGAGAGCACGAAATTTTACTTCTTCACGGACAGGGATTACAGGCTAGTAAGGACTAAAGAGCCCGCGCCCGGAGAGCTGAAGCCCCACGAAGAGAAGATATTTTCGGGCATCTTCAAAGGGAAGGAAAAGGTCCTCGTTTCGGACCTCAGGAATAAGTTCTATACCGAGCTTCCACCCATCAAGAAAGCGCTCTACGGAGAGCTCATCGGCAGGAAATACTTCCCCGCAGACCCCGAGAAGGTCAAGGGTATTTATAAATGGATCGGAATCATAATCCTAATTCTTTCGTTCGTCCTGTTCAGCAACTTCCTTTTAAAGCTCTCGATCGCGCTTTCGGGTCTGATAATACTCGTCTCGTCGAGATACATGCCGAGGAAAACAAAGGAGGGTGCGCTCCTTAACGAAGAGCTCCTCGGGTTCAGGGAGTTCATAGACAGGGCGGAGAAGGACAGGATCGAGGCTCTCGCAAAGAACGACCCGACGCTCTTCGACAGGATACTGCCTTTCGCGCTCGTATTCGGGCTCGAGGACAAATGGGCGGACGCGTTCCGGGATATGTACAGGGAACCGCCGTCCTGGTATTCCTCTCCCAACTACAGGGGCTCGTTCTCGCCGAACGCGTTCGTTTCAGACCTGGGCAGGAGCCTGGGAGTGATGAGCAGCACGCTCTCCTCAACGCCCAGGAAATCGGGCGGGAGCGGACTTGGGGGAGGCGGCTCGAGCGGCGGCGGCTTCGGCGGGGGCGGCGGCGGGTCCTGGTAGCCGCTCCTACGAGCTCGATCCGATTCTAAAACTACCAAAGCACTGCATCATCCCGGCCGGATTGGAGATTCCGGACATGCACCGGGAACCGACAGTAATCATTAATAATATGCACCTGCAAAGATTGTCCCAATTCCAGACGGAAAGGGATTATAATTTATAGGGGGAATCGAAAACCGCAGGCAAGAGAATGCAAGACAAGCACACTCCGAAAAAACAGGCAACAGACGGACCGGGCCCGCTAAAAAACCGCTCTGGAGCGCGCGGCGGAAAGGAGGGCCGGCGCCGGCTGATTCCCGAATCTCAGCCCGACCAACACCTTTTATACAAATCCTTTTACGAGTTCAGCCCGCTCATGTTCTTCACCATAGATAATAAAGGTACGGTCAAAGCCGTAAATTCAGTAGGCGCGGAGCATCTGGGGTATTCGGCGGATGAACTGATTGAACAGCCGGTGCTGAAGGTGTTTTATCCCGAGGACAGAAAAAGCGTACTCGCACAGATGAA
This region includes:
- the groES gene encoding co-chaperone GroES, with protein sequence MKVRPLHDKVLIERLDTEETTKGGIIIPDTAKEKPQEGKVVAVGTGRILEDGTKKPLDIKKGDKVLFSKYGGIDISIDGEDYLILREEDILAVVD
- a CDS encoding L-threonylcarbamoyladenylate synthase, producing MVKSRVSTEVFKASDPEAPPKAASVLKGGGLIIYPTETLYGIGALALSEKPVERVFEIKGRPHGNPIPVLGRDIKMLEELVEFNEAALALAENFWPGPLTLVLKDKGKLPRLITAGTGKAAVRVSASPFVISLFNELDGPLTSTSANPSGSENLLVFDYIYRIFDGKVELIIDSGNIPPSKGSTIVDATTTPPMILRDGDLTPRELKEFF
- a CDS encoding DUF1015 domain-containing protein: MPTVRGFKGIRYNPDKIEDFGSVLAPPYDVISPREQEEFHETHPLNVIRLILPKGEGDVKYERSAKTFRDWFVNDTLIQDKEPSIYPYYQDFEENGKKFTRKGFIARVKLEDFSTKKILPHEMTFPKHKLDRLKLNTACRANMSPVFSVYSDPEGSIENLIDSKLPEKPIFDVVYKDGIRNRLWKISDPETISLITDRMADMSFLIADGHHRYETALEYRRIQREKKEGTGEEPFDYVMTYIARGEGQGLIINPTHRVIKNLGRYTAEGFLERLGEEFSVEKMPLNKGVSDIGYEEFAVVTGDDGFAYRVSEPKATQTEYARLGVMLLHNIVFKKILNEEEAGIFYTKYLDEALGLVRSGEYKLAFILPELRANDIFKVVMTGERMPHKTTYFYPKILSGLTFYPLW
- a CDS encoding LemA family protein; its protein translation is MSAFLILLVIIALIVLAFVGIYNGLVRLRNTSEQAWSDVDVQLKRRYDLVPNLVETVKGYASHEKETFEKVVQARNQAMQATSPADKAQAENFLQSTLKSLFALAEAYPDLKANQNFIQLQSELANIEEQIQLARRYYNAVVRDLNTKIESVPSNLVANMFNFQKKEYFELDSEEERKVPQVSFS
- a CDS encoding DUF2207 domain-containing protein: MNRATALVLLILSSLWFSFSGVSQAEEIRGFHSEIFINRDGTIDVREDIEYDFQYAERHGIYRDIPYNYDFGYKRYSIRLDVTDVTDFNGTPYKYEVSSGGGYVHIRIGDPDATVTGVHGYRIEYRVRGAIAFFEDHDELYWNVTGDEWRVPIMRAGAEVFFEVETNEGVNAECYTGGRGSKAQDCSHKISAGSVSFQTKNPLWAGQGLTVAVGLPKGLIEEPSATTKAIWFLSDNWYFGLPFLTFFVVAYIWNSRGRDPEGRGVITVRYEPPKNLTPAEAGTLADERADILDITSTIIDLAVRGYLRIEEIESTKFYFFTDRDYRLVRTKEPAPGELKPHEEKIFSGIFKGKEKVLVSDLRNKFYTELPPIKKALYGELIGRKYFPADPEKVKGIYKWIGIIILILSFVLFSNFLLKLSIALSGLIILVSSRYMPRKTKEGALLNEELLGFREFIDRAEKDRIEALAKNDPTLFDRILPFALVFGLEDKWADAFRDMYREPPSWYSSPNYRGSFSPNAFVSDLGRSLGVMSSTLSSTPRKSGGSGLGGGGSSGGGFGGGGGGSW